The Paenarthrobacter aurescens region GATCGCGGCATTAAGGAAGACATTTTCACGCCCGGACAGATCCGGGTGGAAGCCGGCGCCAACTTCGATGAGCCCGGCCACACGGCCCTTTGTACGGACTGTTCCCTTGTCCGGCAGGATGACTCCGGATATGAGTTTCAGCAGCGTGGACTTTCCCGAGCCGTTGAAACCCAGCAGGGCCACGGTTTCGCCGGGCTGAATCTCGAAGCTCACATCATGGAGGGCATCGAACTTCTTGCTGAGATCACTTTTCCGGCCTTTCACCAACCACACGAGCGTCTCCTTGAGGGAGTGCGAATGGCGAAGATTGAACGTCTTCTTAAGGCCCTTGACGATTATCGCGGCGCCCATCTAGACCTCCTGCGCAAAGTGGCCCTCAAGTCGTCGGAAGACGAGTTGGCCGATGATAAGGAACAACGCTGCCATGCCGAGGCCGATGAGTCCGGTCCACATCAGATGCGGGGGCAATTCGACCGGACGATCCACAGTGGGATACCAGAACGCCCAGTGGAACAATTCCACCGCCACAGTGATCGGGTTGAGCTGGTAGATCACCAACACCCACTCAGGGGCCAACCGGCGAATCATTGTCCAGTCATAGAGCACCGGCGATGTCCAGGTAACGATCATCATCAACATGTCGACGATGTTCTCTGCGTCGCGGAAGAACACATTGATGGCCCCGGCCAAGAGGCCCAAACCAGTTGCTGTTACCGCCACGATCACGAAGCCCAAAGCAGCTCCAATGAGCTGCATGATGTCCGGCTTCCACCCGTTCAGCAGCGCGGCCGCCAACAAAACCACCAGTTGAGGGAGAAAATGAACCGCTGCTACCCACACTGAGGCAACCGGGAACAGTTCCCTTGGCAGATAAATCTTTTTGACCAAGGCCGCGTTGGAGACAATTGATCTCGTTGCATTCGAGAACGCCTCAGAGAAGAAATTGATGACGATGACGCCGGAGAACATGTACAGCGCATAGTTGGGGATCTGATCCCCCACGCGGAGCACAATTCCCAAGGCGAAGAACAGTACAACGTACTGAACCAGCGGCTTGACGTAGGACCAGGCAAGGCCAAGGACAGAGCCCCGGTACCTTACGCGGAGTTCCTTGCGAACTATCAACTTAAGGAGGTAGCGGCGCCGATATACGTCCAGCAGCCCCGCACCTACCCCGGGAACAGCATATGTTTCAGTGGAAGTCGTCATTGCTACTTGCTGGGCTCCGAAGCTTCGAACGTTTCCCGCCAGGATTCCATGGAAGTAATCTCAGGAAGCGCTTCGCGGTACTGAGCCCTCAGCGTCTCCCAGTTGGAGAAAAGCTGAGCGTGCAGTTTGGCCGATTCGACCACCAGCTGCCGGGCCATTTTGGGGTCCCGCAAATGCCAGGAAGCGCCTGTGCCGTCCGCGTTGGACACTACGGCACTGTCCAGGTGAGCCAAGCTCCACCACTTGCCATCCTGATGGGCTACGTGCGCCTCAGGATTGGCTTTGGCAGTATCACGCACCGGGGCAAGCGTTTGCTTGAGGACAGTCTTCACTGCCCACGGAAGCAGGCCCAGAGGACCAGGCTGCTTGTAGGACTGAGGCTTCTTGGGAGGACGCTTGCGGAAGACCTCCGGGAACGCTGCAGGGTCTGTCTTGACCTGCGAGTCCGGGAACTCCTCACGCATGGCACGGAGTTTGGGCATGGTGGTGGGCAACTGCTTGTGAAGGTTGCCCGGTCCTGCAAGGACATCGCGCAGAGCCATCACGCGGGCCTGCTCCGGGTAGTACTGCATGGACACCAGGTGCTTGACGTCCGTGTTCAAGCTCTCCCGCAAAATGCGCCCGCCCTTGGGGAACGGGGAGTGCAGGAGAGTGGCGATGAGACGGTTGCGCTCGTGGTAGTAAGCCTGCCAGTCCACGGAATCGTCCTTGTCGGCCCACGAGACATGCCAGACTGCTGCTCCCGGGAAGGTGACAGTGGGGAATCCCGCTGCGCGGCCTCGGAGGGAGTATTCAGCGTCATCCC contains the following coding sequences:
- a CDS encoding ABC transporter permease, which translates into the protein MTTSTETYAVPGVGAGLLDVYRRRYLLKLIVRKELRVRYRGSVLGLAWSYVKPLVQYVVLFFALGIVLRVGDQIPNYALYMFSGVIVINFFSEAFSNATRSIVSNAALVKKIYLPRELFPVASVWVAAVHFLPQLVVLLAAALLNGWKPDIMQLIGAALGFVIVAVTATGLGLLAGAINVFFRDAENIVDMLMMIVTWTSPVLYDWTMIRRLAPEWVLVIYQLNPITVAVELFHWAFWYPTVDRPVELPPHLMWTGLIGLGMAALFLIIGQLVFRRLEGHFAQEV